Proteins from a single region of Candidatus Methylomirabilis sp.:
- a CDS encoding chlorite dismutase family protein, translating into MPTSVQEQYVNFAFYKVDLAWRRLPKEERETSKKEFSAAVEQWRERMLLIPYSTVGLRPDTDFMLWRIGDSLRLFQEMSRQMNGTVLGAYLTTPYSFVAMARRSIYVTKHLHPGQEGRRSTIIPGEHQYLFVYPFVKQRDWYLLPLDRRQEMMNVHIKVGHKFPSVKLNTTYSFGLDDQEFVVAFESDQPADFVELIMALRETEASRFTLRDTPIFTCIQKTIHETLDDLG; encoded by the coding sequence ATGCCGACTTCAGTCCAAGAACAATACGTAAATTTTGCTTTTTACAAGGTTGACTTGGCCTGGCGACGCCTTCCGAAAGAGGAGCGCGAGACAAGTAAAAAGGAGTTCAGCGCCGCGGTGGAGCAGTGGCGTGAACGGATGCTGCTGATCCCGTACTCCACCGTAGGGCTGCGGCCGGACACCGACTTTATGCTCTGGCGGATCGGTGACTCGCTGAGGCTGTTTCAGGAAATGTCACGACAGATGAACGGGACGGTGCTTGGCGCCTACTTGACGACACCCTACTCATTCGTTGCCATGGCTCGGCGCTCGATCTATGTTACTAAGCATCTCCATCCAGGCCAGGAGGGCCGTCGATCGACAATCATCCCCGGTGAACATCAATACCTGTTCGTCTATCCGTTCGTCAAACAACGGGACTGGTACCTGCTGCCGCTCGATCGGCGTCAGGAGATGATGAATGTCCATATCAAGGTGGGCCACAAGTTTCCATCGGTGAAACTGAACACCACCTACTCATTCGGCCTCGATGATCAGGAGTTTGTGGTCGCGTTTGAGAGCGATCAGCCGGCTGATTTTGTGGAGCTTATCATGGCGCTCCGCGAGACCGAAGCCAGCCGTTTTACCCTTCGCGATACGCCGATCTTTACCTGCATTCAAAAGACCATTCACGAGACCCTGGACGACCTGGGCTAG
- a CDS encoding helix-turn-helix transcriptional regulator, protein MKHRVDNKSHQRTDCPQALLTKMLAGVIHRVARQIHPSVFQDIVRGIGTEHGRLAASEWRLTHGVERRCDRRTSAQCLEAVGQQCGWNLQATVESADTLRVNVLECRFTEPREYGFYLCDLAAGLCAGVVAETLGYAKIYADQCPETPPLHCVFTIYLDESEDHLATPDIIHPHTEQGSVLVAEGSLESVQDQRLTPREVQVLRLIAQGLSDKKIAATLRLSVRTVENHTARIR, encoded by the coding sequence GTGAAGCATCGGGTTGACAATAAGAGCCATCAGCGAACAGACTGCCCGCAGGCGCTGCTGACGAAGATGCTGGCTGGCGTAATTCATAGGGTCGCCAGGCAGATCCACCCATCGGTGTTCCAAGATATCGTTCGCGGTATAGGGACGGAGCATGGTCGGCTGGCGGCTTCCGAATGGCGGCTGACGCATGGCGTGGAGAGACGATGTGACCGTCGAACGTCCGCCCAGTGCCTGGAGGCGGTAGGGCAGCAATGTGGGTGGAACCTTCAAGCGACGGTCGAGTCGGCTGACACACTTCGCGTCAACGTGCTGGAGTGCCGGTTCACGGAACCGCGTGAGTATGGATTCTACCTGTGTGACCTGGCCGCGGGGCTCTGTGCCGGGGTTGTGGCGGAGACGCTCGGCTACGCAAAGATCTATGCCGACCAATGTCCAGAGACACCGCCGCTTCACTGCGTCTTCACGATCTACCTCGACGAGTCCGAGGATCACCTCGCCACACCCGACATCATCCATCCGCACACGGAACAAGGGTCGGTTCTGGTCGCCGAAGGGTCGCTGGAGAGTGTACAAGACCAGCGTCTGACCCCGCGCGAGGTGCAGGTCCTCCGGCTCATTGCTCAGGGCCTTTCCGATAAGAAAATCGCCGCAACGCTCCGGCTGTCGGTTCGGACCGTCGAGAACCATACCGCGCGGATCCGTTAG
- a CDS encoding inorganic diphosphatase produces MNFKSLPIGNSAPVIVNAVVEIPSGSSNKYEYDMSLGVFRLDRVLYSPVHYPADYGFIPGTLGQDGDPLDILILISQPTFPGCLVEARPVGMLDMVDEKGIDEKILAVAHGDPRYQRIEDLVSVEPHVLKEIEHFFNVYKNLEGRTSLTSGWLGRGAAHERIETYRVR; encoded by the coding sequence GTGAACTTCAAAAGCCTGCCGATTGGCAATAGCGCCCCGGTCATTGTCAACGCCGTCGTGGAAATCCCTTCGGGCTCCAGCAACAAGTACGAGTATGACATGAGCCTGGGCGTGTTTCGGCTGGACCGTGTGTTGTACTCTCCGGTGCATTATCCGGCTGACTACGGATTTATCCCGGGCACGCTCGGTCAAGATGGGGACCCGCTCGACATCCTGATCCTTATCTCACAGCCCACGTTCCCCGGTTGTCTGGTCGAAGCCCGACCCGTTGGGATGCTGGACATGGTCGATGAGAAGGGGATCGATGAGAAGATCCTCGCCGTGGCCCACGGCGATCCGCGCTATCAGCGGATCGAGGATCTCGTGAGCGTGGAGCCTCACGTACTAAAAGAAATCGAGCATTTTTTTAACGTCTACAAAAACTTGGAAGGGCGAACGAGCCTGACATCCGGTTGGCTGGGTCGGGGCGCTGCGCATGAGCGTATAGAGACCTACCGCGTCAGGTAG
- a CDS encoding MFS transporter: MFGLSRNVVALGLVSLLTDVSAEMIYPLLPLFLTTVLGAGQTFIGLVEGIAESAASLTKLFSGWLSDRLGRRKGLVVVGYTLSTVARPLVALALAPWHVLMVRFADRLGKGLRTSPRDALIAGSTDLAIRGKAYGFHRSMDHLGAVAGPALAYVLLLLMGGRLRTLFLLAAIPGVFSILILVLKVSEIQVNPTAAHKATPSASRMDPQLTRFLLVVTLFTLGNSSDAFLLLRAQEVGIAVAHLPLLWMVFSLVKAVTGMPGGILSDLRGRRGAIIAGWLVYALAYLGFGAASQPWHIWVLIGFYGLYFGLTEGGERALIVDLVSPDRQASAFGLFHFCIGIAALPSSLLMGYLYQHFGAGPAFTVGAALAGLSAFLLLILLRPSSPQT, from the coding sequence ATGTTCGGCCTCAGCCGGAACGTAGTGGCGCTCGGGCTGGTCAGCCTGCTCACCGACGTCAGCGCGGAGATGATCTACCCGCTCCTGCCGCTGTTTCTGACCACCGTGCTCGGAGCGGGCCAGACCTTCATCGGCCTGGTGGAAGGGATCGCCGAGAGCGCGGCCAGCCTAACCAAGCTATTCTCCGGGTGGCTTTCCGATCGGCTTGGCCGGCGAAAAGGCCTGGTGGTCGTCGGCTATACCCTGTCCACAGTCGCCCGCCCCCTCGTCGCCCTCGCCCTCGCCCCCTGGCACGTCCTGATGGTGCGGTTTGCGGACCGTCTTGGCAAAGGGCTGCGCACCTCCCCGAGGGATGCCCTGATCGCCGGCTCTACCGACTTGGCCATCAGGGGAAAGGCCTACGGGTTCCATCGCTCGATGGACCACCTGGGGGCCGTGGCCGGGCCGGCCCTGGCTTATGTGCTCCTCCTGCTCATGGGTGGTCGGCTCAGGACCCTTTTCCTGCTCGCGGCGATCCCTGGCGTCTTCTCGATTCTTATTCTCGTCCTGAAGGTAAGCGAGATCCAGGTCAATCCCACAGCAGCCCATAAAGCGACACCAAGCGCCAGTCGCATGGATCCACAACTGACTCGCTTCCTCCTCGTCGTAACGCTGTTTACTCTGGGCAACTCCAGCGATGCCTTCCTGCTGCTGCGAGCGCAGGAAGTCGGCATCGCCGTTGCCCACCTGCCGCTGCTCTGGATGGTCTTCAGCCTGGTCAAGGCGGTGACGGGGATGCCGGGCGGAATACTCTCCGACCTCAGGGGCAGGCGAGGCGCAATCATCGCCGGATGGCTGGTGTACGCCCTCGCCTACCTGGGTTTCGGCGCCGCCAGTCAGCCCTGGCATATCTGGGTGCTCATCGGTTTCTATGGCCTGTATTTCGGACTCACCGAAGGAGGAGAGCGCGCGCTGATCGTCGATCTGGTCTCCCCGGACCGCCAAGCCTCCGCCTTTGGCCTCTTTCACTTCTGCATCGGGATCGCCGCCCTGCCTAGCAGTCTGCTGATGGGGTACCTCTACCAGCACTTTGGCGCCGGGCCGGCGTTCACCGTCGGCGCCGCCCTGGCCGGCCTTTCAGCTTTCCTACTCCTCATCCTGCTCCGGCCTTCGTCCCCTCAGACCTGA
- a CDS encoding response regulator has protein sequence MTPAVILIVEDDPAGRELAKEVLDAAGYTVLSAEDGRGLLERVKIERPDLILMDLQLPGIDGLTLIRQLKADDETRQIPIVITTAYVHPEPYAKALEAGCVAYLTKPLNSRILLQTVATLLRR, from the coding sequence ATGACACCGGCCGTAATTTTGATCGTGGAGGATGATCCGGCGGGCCGAGAGCTGGCGAAGGAGGTTCTCGACGCCGCGGGATATACCGTCCTGTCGGCGGAAGATGGCCGTGGCCTGCTGGAACGGGTCAAAATCGAGCGGCCGGATCTCATCCTCATGGACCTGCAACTCCCGGGTATCGACGGTTTGACGCTCATCCGTCAGCTCAAGGCTGATGACGAGACGCGACAGATCCCGATCGTGATAACGACCGCCTATGTCCATCCGGAACCATATGCAAAGGCCCTGGAGGCCGGTTGCGTCGCCTACCTCACCAAACCCCTCAATTCCCGGATCCTGTTACAGACCGTCGCTACCCTGCTGAGACGCTGA
- a CDS encoding MqnA/MqnD/SBP family protein — protein sequence METSLIRIGHSPDPDDAFMFYALAKERLHAGRFRFQHILEAIEVLNSWAMEGRLEVTALSVHAYVYVADRYILLPHGASIGRNYGPILVAKPGLDLAELRGKRIAIPGRLTTAFLVLRLYLDEFQAVSVPFERVFDAVESGEADAALVIHEGQLTFGARGFIKLVDLGAWWYERTALPLPLGANAIRKDLGESCCLEVSKYLQASIDYGLAHRQEALQYALQFGRGMEEALADRFVGMYVNEDTRVWNQECRRGLEHLLNLAWEQGVITKRIHPEFLPD from the coding sequence ATGGAGACATCTCTCATCCGGATCGGACATAGTCCGGACCCGGATGATGCATTCATGTTTTACGCCCTGGCGAAGGAGCGACTTCACGCGGGCCGGTTTCGCTTCCAGCATATCCTCGAAGCGATCGAAGTCCTGAACAGTTGGGCGATGGAAGGCAGGCTGGAGGTGACGGCGCTTTCGGTCCATGCGTATGTGTATGTGGCTGACCGCTACATCCTGCTACCGCATGGCGCCAGCATCGGACGGAACTACGGGCCGATCCTCGTAGCGAAGCCAGGGCTCGATCTCGCCGAACTCCGCGGTAAGCGAATTGCCATCCCCGGTAGACTCACGACGGCTTTCCTCGTACTGCGGCTGTACCTGGATGAGTTTCAGGCCGTGTCTGTTCCCTTCGAGCGGGTCTTCGACGCGGTCGAAAGCGGCGAGGCGGATGCTGCTCTTGTCATCCACGAAGGACAGCTCACCTTCGGCGCCCGCGGTTTCATCAAGTTGGTGGATCTTGGCGCCTGGTGGTACGAGCGGACCGCGCTGCCGCTGCCGCTTGGAGCCAACGCCATCCGTAAGGATCTGGGTGAGTCATGTTGCCTGGAAGTCTCGAAATACCTTCAGGCCAGCATCGACTATGGCCTGGCTCACCGACAGGAGGCGCTCCAGTACGCCCTGCAGTTTGGCCGCGGTATGGAGGAGGCTCTGGCTGATCGATTCGTCGGCATGTATGTGAACGAGGATACTCGCGTTTGGAATCAGGAATGCAGACGGGGCCTCGAACATCTATTGAATTTGGCATGGGAGCAGGGCGTGATCACCAAACGAATCCACCCGGAGTTCCTCCCGGATTAA
- a CDS encoding metallophosphoesterase family protein has translation MRILLLSDLHANPAALEAVTAERFDRLICLGDLVGYGPSPSEVIRFIREHAFATIRGNHDNALALDVECRCSPDLKALAESTLACHRSLLNSEELDWLRALPNSVEFTLDGYRFAAFHATPHDPLYGYEITPELPDDQLREQIEGIKADFILLGHTHLPMVRGIGSRIVVNPGSVGQPKDGNPETSYAIIEDGVVELRRAKYDLPGTVDALRKLPLSAELIDQLTSILEQGTLK, from the coding sequence ATGAGAATACTGCTGCTTTCCGATCTGCACGCGAATCCGGCGGCGCTGGAAGCCGTCACAGCGGAGAGGTTCGACCGCTTGATCTGTCTTGGCGATCTTGTCGGCTATGGACCCTCCCCAAGCGAGGTCATCAGGTTCATCAGAGAACACGCCTTCGCGACCATCCGTGGCAATCACGACAATGCCCTGGCGCTTGACGTCGAGTGCCGTTGCTCGCCGGATCTGAAGGCGTTGGCGGAATCGACCCTCGCTTGCCATCGCAGCCTCTTGAACAGCGAGGAGCTTGACTGGTTACGGGCACTACCCAACTCGGTTGAGTTTACGCTCGACGGGTACCGCTTTGCCGCCTTCCATGCGACACCTCACGACCCGCTGTACGGATATGAGATCACGCCGGAGCTGCCCGACGATCAGCTCCGCGAACAGATCGAAGGGATCAAGGCTGACTTTATCCTCCTGGGACATACGCACCTGCCGATGGTGCGGGGGATCGGCTCGCGGATCGTCGTCAATCCCGGCAGTGTGGGTCAGCCAAAAGATGGCAACCCTGAGACGAGTTACGCCATCATCGAAGACGGCGTTGTTGAGCTGAGGCGCGCCAAGTACGATCTGCCCGGAACCGTGGATGCTCTGCGCAAGCTGCCGCTCAGCGCTGAGCTGATCGATCAACTGACCTCTATCCTTGAGCAGGGCACACTCAAATGA
- a CDS encoding TIGR03960 family B12-binding radical SAM protein, whose amino-acid sequence MRSFQQAIVNEILPTVSKPSRYIGMEWNAVKKDPAATSVKIALAFPDTYEIGMSHVGLKILYQILNRRPEFMAERVYAPWTDAEALLRRGRIPLCTLESGYSLADFDLIGFTLQYELSYTTILNMLDLAGVPLGSAERREGDPFVIAGGSVGFNPEPIAEFIDLFVLGDGEEVVLEVCEATAAWKASGGRRDALLEAWARIPGCYVPAFHQGETIRKRTAIHLDGIDYGAFPVPFMEIVHDRVSIEVMRGCTQGCRFCQAGYLYRPLRERSSEEIQQLAMHAVRQTGYEEVSLASLSIADLTVLPDVVPALMDRLLPEKISLSLPSLRVETLNRFPQVAEEISRVRKTGFTIAPEAGSSRLRKVINKEGFDEEQIFTAVRNAAKAGWESVKFYFIIGLPTETQEDLDDIVRITRESARIARAESARGFGLTVSTSSFVPKPHTPFQWCAQEPMEVLKDKQDFLRRRLRELRVSYKWHNVQSSFLEAVFSLGDRSLGRVVRRGYELGCRLDGWTEHLKFDRWMQAFDETGIDPRAFANRPRNVDEPLPWDHIDSGVNKAFLQREYKKAMEVRGTPDCHTAACTACGEICMPNWPTWAEEVGMEVSSVDRRASSSHCEIPDSTLNAQRSTLREPSEAPVQRIRFMFQKIGMLRFLSHLELMRALGRALRRAGVAVAYSQGFNPQPKLSCALALPVGVEGRQELADIELRAAMAPEELVAQVNRCLAAELQLLRAWEVPLTAPSLTTLVREAAYRVSLPLNGCAQEIGERLRAQALCDEWLDRPSILVSVERKEKRIEVDARPQIRELVVLGEEEGALRWDIRLSTGQGGGVRPHVIMAHLLKETLNGRYDGWETKLRVARTALILDGDQ is encoded by the coding sequence TTGCGCAGCTTTCAGCAAGCGATAGTAAATGAAATTCTCCCTACGGTCAGCAAGCCGTCTCGCTATATCGGCATGGAGTGGAACGCCGTCAAGAAGGACCCCGCCGCAACATCTGTCAAGATTGCCCTCGCCTTCCCCGATACCTACGAAATCGGCATGTCCCATGTCGGCCTGAAGATTCTGTACCAGATCTTGAACCGACGGCCGGAGTTTATGGCGGAACGGGTCTATGCGCCCTGGACCGATGCGGAGGCGCTGCTGCGGCGGGGGCGGATTCCGCTCTGTACCCTTGAGTCCGGTTACAGCCTGGCCGATTTCGATCTGATCGGCTTCACGCTGCAGTACGAACTGTCCTACACTACCATCCTGAACATGCTGGACCTGGCCGGCGTCCCCTTGGGGAGCGCTGAGCGACGGGAAGGCGATCCGTTTGTGATTGCTGGCGGGTCCGTCGGCTTCAACCCCGAGCCGATCGCGGAGTTCATCGATCTGTTCGTTCTGGGCGACGGCGAAGAGGTCGTCCTCGAGGTCTGCGAGGCGACAGCCGCGTGGAAAGCCTCAGGCGGGCGGCGTGACGCGCTGCTTGAGGCATGGGCCAGGATCCCTGGCTGCTACGTCCCGGCGTTCCACCAGGGCGAGACCATCCGCAAGCGGACGGCAATCCATCTGGACGGGATCGATTACGGCGCCTTCCCGGTCCCCTTCATGGAGATCGTCCACGACCGCGTGAGTATCGAGGTGATGCGGGGCTGTACCCAGGGGTGCCGGTTTTGCCAGGCAGGCTACCTGTACCGACCGCTCCGGGAACGATCGAGCGAGGAGATTCAGCAATTGGCTATGCATGCAGTCCGGCAGACGGGATACGAAGAGGTCTCGCTCGCCTCGTTGAGCATCGCCGATCTGACGGTCCTGCCCGACGTGGTGCCCGCATTGATGGACCGGCTCCTGCCGGAAAAGATCTCACTGTCGCTTCCCTCTCTCCGGGTCGAAACGCTGAACCGGTTTCCGCAGGTGGCCGAGGAGATCAGCCGGGTTCGGAAGACCGGCTTCACCATCGCGCCGGAGGCCGGCAGCAGTCGGCTTCGGAAGGTGATCAACAAGGAGGGGTTCGACGAGGAGCAGATCTTTACGGCCGTGCGGAACGCTGCTAAGGCGGGTTGGGAGTCGGTCAAGTTTTACTTTATCATCGGACTGCCGACCGAGACGCAGGAGGACCTGGATGACATCGTCCGGATCACGCGGGAATCGGCGAGGATCGCGCGGGCCGAGTCGGCGAGAGGCTTTGGGCTGACGGTCAGTACCTCCTCGTTCGTACCGAAACCGCATACGCCCTTCCAGTGGTGTGCCCAGGAGCCGATGGAGGTACTCAAGGACAAGCAGGACTTCCTGAGACGAAGGTTGCGGGAACTCAGGGTGTCGTATAAGTGGCATAACGTCCAGTCCTCGTTTCTGGAGGCGGTCTTCTCGCTGGGCGACCGTTCACTTGGCCGCGTCGTCCGGCGCGGCTACGAGCTGGGGTGTCGGTTGGACGGCTGGACCGAACACCTGAAGTTCGACCGGTGGATGCAGGCCTTCGACGAGACGGGGATCGATCCGAGGGCGTTTGCGAATCGGCCGCGTAACGTGGATGAGCCGTTGCCGTGGGATCATATCGACTCCGGCGTCAACAAAGCGTTCCTGCAGCGGGAGTACAAGAAGGCTATGGAGGTTCGCGGGACGCCCGATTGCCATACGGCCGCCTGTACGGCTTGCGGCGAGATCTGCATGCCCAACTGGCCGACCTGGGCAGAAGAGGTCGGGATGGAGGTGTCGAGTGTCGATCGTCGAGCGTCGAGTTCACATTGTGAGATTCCCGACTCAACGCTCAACGCTCAACGCTCAACACTGCGCGAGCCGAGCGAAGCGCCGGTACAGCGCATTCGGTTTATGTTCCAGAAGATCGGGATGCTCCGGTTTCTGTCGCATCTGGAGTTGATGCGGGCGCTGGGCCGAGCGCTGCGTCGGGCCGGGGTCGCCGTAGCCTACTCGCAGGGGTTTAACCCTCAGCCGAAGCTGTCGTGCGCCCTCGCGCTTCCGGTGGGGGTTGAGGGGCGGCAGGAATTGGCGGACATCGAGCTTCGTGCGGCCATGGCACCGGAGGAGTTGGTGGCGCAGGTCAATCGTTGCCTCGCGGCCGAACTGCAGTTGCTTCGCGCCTGGGAGGTCCCATTGACGGCGCCATCGCTGACGACGTTGGTACGGGAGGCCGCCTATCGCGTGTCGTTGCCGCTGAACGGCTGTGCCCAAGAGATCGGCGAGCGGCTTCGCGCTCAGGCGCTCTGCGATGAGTGGCTCGATCGACCCAGCATTCTGGTGAGCGTAGAGCGGAAGGAGAAGCGGATCGAGGTAGACGCCCGTCCGCAGATCCGGGAGTTGGTAGTCTTGGGGGAGGAAGAAGGCGCGCTTCGCTGGGACATCCGGCTGAGCACGGGTCAGGGTGGTGGTGTACGACCGCACGTGATTATGGCTCACCTTTTGAAGGAAACCCTCAACGGCCGGTATGATGGGTGGGAGACAAAATTGCGCGTGGCGAGAACAGCCCTGATCCTGGACGGCGACCAATGA
- a CDS encoding GAF domain-containing sensor histidine kinase, which yields MSAVLVAGLVLVGWWFDVDILKNPAPQFPTMKANTALAFVLAGLALWLSRAASTNRWSRRVAQIPASIVVLIGLLALSEYLYEYLFGQDLGIDGLLLQERRNLVPHLNPGRMAFTSALSFLLLGSALLLLDVKTRSGYWPAEHVAVAVSSVAFLTLVAYLYGGVAIHQVYPFATVAPPTALLFLALSIGVVFARAQHRIVGVMTSDAAAAAAMRRLLVVAILLPILAGWIRLKGQQFGFFNTEFGLAIIVVFAIVALTGSIYWQATSLIQAEEYQRGINKVSALLSQSFMLEDVFPGVATVITTLVPCDRICVVVREGEKLVATLSFAEPSLKCFHGKTWHSSGKTAVEWVMDHKIPRLIRDLQHEQTFADEVFVAREGIRSTMILPLLVGGEAVGSITLDSRMPGAYTQDHVTILSNFMEPLASAVRNVQLYAQVVGYSQNLEDLVQERTRELQAANGHLADASRHKSNFLANMSHELRTPLNAILGFADLLCDQTVGPLTPKQARYANHIQTSGRHLLALINDLLDLSKVEAGKLTLRLESLALSEALAATVYEIRPVADAKRLTIVSDIDSAPITLTADPVRFKQIVLNLLSNAIKFTPEGGRVTVTARTPTPSFSKSPDYAEISVADTGIGIAAEDLPRLFERFRQLETTQQSQGSGLGLALTKQLVELHGGTMAAASAGPGHGSTFTVWLPLTPPASRDMGEER from the coding sequence GTGAGCGCGGTCCTGGTCGCCGGCCTGGTCCTAGTCGGCTGGTGGTTTGACGTGGATATCCTCAAGAACCCGGCGCCGCAATTTCCTACCATGAAGGCCAACACGGCGCTCGCCTTTGTCCTGGCCGGTCTCGCTCTCTGGTTGTCACGCGCAGCGTCCACTAATAGATGGAGTCGACGGGTCGCGCAGATCCCTGCATCGATCGTCGTGCTGATCGGTCTGCTCGCACTCAGCGAATACCTGTACGAATATCTGTTTGGGCAGGACCTGGGAATCGACGGACTGCTGTTGCAGGAACGCAGGAACCTGGTACCGCATCTGAATCCAGGCCGGATGGCGTTTACGAGCGCACTGAGCTTTCTGCTGCTCGGCAGCGCCCTCCTGCTGCTGGATGTGAAGACTCGCAGCGGCTATTGGCCTGCTGAGCACGTGGCCGTTGCGGTCTCCTCGGTGGCGTTCTTGACCCTCGTGGCCTACCTCTACGGCGGGGTCGCGATCCATCAGGTTTATCCTTTCGCGACAGTCGCCCCGCCCACGGCATTGCTGTTCCTCGCGCTGTCCATCGGTGTCGTGTTCGCTCGAGCGCAACACAGGATTGTAGGCGTTATGACGAGCGATGCGGCTGCTGCCGCCGCGATGCGGCGGCTGCTGGTTGTCGCAATCCTTCTTCCGATCTTGGCGGGTTGGATACGGTTAAAGGGGCAGCAGTTCGGCTTCTTCAACACTGAGTTCGGACTGGCGATTATCGTAGTGTTCGCGATCGTCGCGTTGACAGGAAGCATCTACTGGCAAGCGACGTCGCTGATTCAGGCGGAAGAGTATCAGCGTGGGATCAATAAGGTGTCCGCGCTCTTAAGCCAGTCGTTCATGCTGGAAGATGTCTTTCCCGGCGTTGCGACAGTCATCACAACACTGGTTCCCTGCGATCGGATCTGCGTCGTGGTCCGGGAAGGGGAGAAGCTGGTCGCGACGCTGTCGTTCGCCGAGCCTTCTCTAAAGTGTTTCCACGGGAAGACATGGCATTCGTCGGGCAAGACAGCCGTCGAGTGGGTTATGGACCACAAAATACCTCGGCTGATTCGGGATCTGCAGCATGAGCAGACCTTTGCCGATGAGGTATTCGTCGCGCGGGAGGGGATCCGTTCGACCATGATCCTGCCCTTGCTGGTCGGTGGGGAGGCGGTCGGATCCATCACGCTGGACAGCCGGATGCCCGGCGCCTACACGCAGGATCATGTCACGATACTGAGTAATTTCATGGAACCGCTCGCCTCAGCCGTCCGGAATGTCCAGCTCTACGCGCAGGTGGTAGGCTACTCCCAGAATTTGGAGGACCTGGTTCAGGAGAGAACGCGAGAGTTGCAGGCGGCCAACGGCCACCTGGCGGATGCCTCCCGCCACAAGTCCAACTTCCTGGCCAACATGTCCCACGAACTGCGGACCCCCCTCAACGCCATCCTGGGCTTTGCCGACCTACTGTGCGACCAGACCGTCGGGCCGCTGACCCCCAAGCAGGCCCGTTACGCCAACCACATCCAGACCAGCGGCCGCCACCTGCTCGCGCTGATCAACGACCTGCTGGATCTGTCCAAGGTCGAGGCGGGCAAACTGACCCTGCGTCTCGAGTCGCTCGCGCTCTCCGAGGCACTCGCCGCCACCGTCTACGAGATCCGGCCTGTTGCTGATGCCAAGCGCCTCACTATCGTGTCGGATATTGACAGTGCGCCGATCACCCTCACCGCCGACCCGGTTCGGTTTAAGCAGATCGTCCTTAACCTCCTGTCGAATGCCATCAAGTTTACCCCAGAGGGCGGCCGGGTTACGGTCACCGCCCGCACCCCAACCCCCAGCTTCTCGAAATCTCCTGATTATGCGGAGATTTCGGTCGCGGACACCGGCATCGGGATCGCGGCGGAGGATCTCCCTCGCCTCTTTGAGCGCTTTCGGCAGCTTGAGACCACTCAGCAGTCCCAGGGGAGCGGGTTGGGCCTTGCGTTGACCAAGCAGTTGGTCGAACTGCACGGAGGGACGATGGCGGCCGCGTCGGCCGGCCCAGGCCATGGGAGCACCTTCACGGTGTGGCTGCCGCTGACGCCGCCCGCGAGCCGGGACATGGGGGAAGAACGATGA
- a CDS encoding LuxR C-terminal-related transcriptional regulator, whose protein sequence is MAREARDKSRQRQNSERTLGANALSGLIQAVARHLDPVVLQEMMRGVGAQLGRQALLEYCQTRHVRGRPNSYTWAECLKKLGDQFGWTLRVAVESEGVIRVTVLGCRLAESSESESYLCEFGSGLFGGAMAEAIGDVKVCMSECSGTPSLNCAYVIYYRTSPESLATPGIVYSQIGDRVAQRAQGQPDCVQGTRLTARETQVLQHIAQGLPDKKIAAALQLSVRTVENHAARIRKKLDIGGGRTALVRFAFQNRLIDLFFTYFPVIPLISTLAIPLS, encoded by the coding sequence ATGGCGCGTGAAGCTCGTGACAAGAGTAGGCAGCGCCAGAACTCTGAGCGGACACTGGGAGCCAATGCGCTGTCCGGACTCATCCAGGCCGTCGCGAGACACCTCGACCCTGTGGTGCTTCAAGAGATGATGCGCGGTGTCGGAGCGCAGTTGGGACGTCAGGCGTTGTTGGAGTACTGCCAGACGCGTCACGTGCGTGGACGCCCGAATAGCTATACCTGGGCCGAGTGCCTGAAAAAGCTGGGGGACCAGTTCGGATGGACGCTTCGAGTCGCGGTCGAGTCGGAAGGCGTGATTCGGGTCACCGTGCTGGGGTGCCGGTTAGCGGAGTCGAGTGAATCCGAATCGTACCTGTGCGAGTTCGGGTCCGGGCTCTTTGGCGGGGCCATGGCGGAGGCGATCGGCGACGTCAAGGTCTGTATGAGCGAATGCTCGGGGACGCCGTCGCTCAATTGCGCCTATGTCATCTACTATCGAACATCTCCGGAGAGTCTGGCGACGCCCGGTATTGTCTATTCACAGATTGGAGATCGGGTGGCCCAGCGTGCGCAGGGGCAGCCGGATTGCGTCCAGGGTACGCGTTTGACGGCTCGTGAGACCCAGGTGCTTCAGCATATCGCGCAGGGTTTACCCGACAAGAAGATCGCCGCAGCGCTTCAACTGTCCGTGCGGACCGTCGAGAACCACGCCGCGCGAATCCGCAAGAAGCTTGACATCGGAGGTGGCCGCACCGCGCTGGTCCGGTTTGCCTTTCAGAATCGTCTGATCGATCTATTCTTTACTTACTTCCCTGTCATCCCTCTCATCTCCACACTCGCCATTCCATTGTCCTAA